A part of Corynebacterium afermentans subsp. lipophilum genomic DNA contains:
- a CDS encoding metal ABC transporter permease — MIALLTEPFGYEFMMRALATSLVASIVCALLSCWLVLVGWSLMGDAVSHAVLPGVVLAYILGVPFAVGAVVFGFLAVALIGLVRDTSRVKEDAAIGIVFTTMFALGLVLISVTPSHTDLNHIIFGNLLGVSRGDLLQVAILGAIVLSVLVLKRRDFTLYAFDPTHAHAIGLNPRLLGAALLALLALTSVVALQAVGVILVVAMLIIPGATAYLLTNKFGTMLIIAPTMSAACAIVGLYCSYYLDTASGGMIVLAQGVVFGVVYLFGPHGVLRGRRYASTRTKTESVASSPSGTASAAPASRTATAPE; from the coding sequence ATGATTGCGCTGCTTACGGAGCCGTTTGGGTACGAGTTCATGATGCGTGCGCTTGCGACCTCGCTGGTGGCGTCGATTGTCTGCGCGCTGTTGTCGTGCTGGCTGGTGTTGGTTGGCTGGTCGCTGATGGGCGATGCGGTAAGCCACGCTGTCCTGCCCGGCGTGGTGCTGGCCTACATTCTGGGCGTGCCGTTTGCCGTCGGCGCGGTGGTGTTCGGGTTCCTTGCGGTGGCACTGATCGGGCTGGTGCGCGATACGTCCCGGGTGAAGGAGGATGCGGCCATTGGCATTGTGTTCACCACCATGTTCGCGCTGGGGCTCGTGCTCATTTCGGTAACCCCTTCGCACACGGATCTGAACCACATCATCTTCGGCAATCTGCTTGGTGTGTCCCGTGGGGACCTGCTGCAGGTGGCCATCCTGGGAGCGATCGTGTTGAGCGTGCTGGTGCTCAAGCGGCGCGACTTCACCCTCTACGCGTTCGATCCCACCCATGCACACGCGATTGGGTTGAATCCGCGCCTGCTCGGTGCGGCCCTGCTGGCACTGCTGGCGCTGACGTCAGTGGTGGCACTCCAGGCCGTTGGCGTGATCCTGGTGGTGGCGATGCTGATCATCCCGGGTGCGACCGCCTACCTGCTCACCAACAAATTCGGCACGATGCTGATCATCGCCCCGACCATGTCGGCGGCGTGTGCGATTGTGGGCCTGTACTGCTCCTACTACCTGGACACGGCCTCTGGCGGCATGATCGTGCTCGCCCAAGGTGTGGTGTTTGGTGTGGTGTACCTGTTCGGCCCGCATGGGGTGCTGCGGGGTCGTCGTTACGCATCCACGCGCACGAAGACGGAATCCGTGGCTTCCTCGCCGAGCGGCACCGCCTCCGCCGCGCCGGCAAGCCGGACCGCGACCGCGCCGGAGTAA
- a CDS encoding demethylmenaquinone methyltransferase → MAKADLEKKPFDVAGMFDDVGAKYDTTNTVLSFGLDKYWRRRTRERLDLKPGELVLDLAAGTAVSTVELGKSGAWVVACDFSQGMLAAGKDRDVPKVAGDAMHLPFADGTFDAVTISYGLRNVHDFEAGLREMARVTKPGGRLAVNEFSTPVVPGFRTLYKEYLPLAVPALAKLFSSNAEAYEYLAESIRAWPGQEELAAAINANGWADAGWQNLTGGIVALHSAVKPA, encoded by the coding sequence ATGGCCAAGGCGGATCTGGAGAAAAAGCCCTTCGACGTCGCGGGGATGTTCGACGATGTCGGCGCGAAGTACGATACGACGAACACCGTGCTGTCGTTCGGCTTGGACAAGTACTGGCGACGTCGCACCCGCGAGCGCCTGGACTTAAAGCCCGGCGAGCTCGTGCTCGATCTGGCCGCCGGCACCGCCGTGTCCACTGTGGAGCTGGGCAAGTCCGGCGCGTGGGTGGTGGCCTGCGACTTCTCCCAGGGCATGCTCGCCGCCGGCAAAGACCGCGACGTGCCCAAGGTCGCCGGTGATGCGATGCACCTGCCGTTCGCCGATGGCACCTTCGACGCGGTGACCATCTCCTACGGGCTGCGCAACGTCCACGACTTCGAGGCCGGCCTGCGCGAAATGGCGCGCGTGACCAAGCCGGGCGGGCGCCTCGCCGTCAACGAGTTCTCCACCCCCGTCGTGCCGGGTTTCCGCACCCTGTACAAGGAGTACCTGCCGCTGGCGGTGCCGGCGCTGGCGAAGCTATTTTCCTCCAATGCGGAGGCCTACGAGTACCTCGCCGAATCCATCCGCGCCTGGCCGGGCCAGGAGGAGCTCGCCGCGGCGATTAACGCCAACGGTTGGGCCGATGCTGGCTGGCAGAACCTCACCGGCGGTATTGTCGCGCTGCACAGCGCGGTCAAGCCTGCCTAG
- a CDS encoding o-succinylbenzoate synthase, whose amino-acid sequence MLPSADEILERAHVVALPMAVKFRGVTTREALLIDGPAGWGEFSPFTEYGPEESAAWLRAGLEAAFTGLPEAHGEVEVNGTIPAVADVQPVLARYPGVSTFKIKVAEKGQSLDDDLRRVAAVRQLRPDAKLRVDANRGWSVDQAIEAAEKLGELEYIEQPCATVEELAEVRRRTSTAIAADESIRRAADPYRVAELGAADVAVCKVAPLGGVDKLLRIARDLDLDVTVASALDTAVGMDAGLVAAKLTGSRAAGLATQRLFVEDVAAPRELANGRLEITRTTPDPDRLHGLRAPAKRRDWWFDRVRACVEVLSVDPQFRV is encoded by the coding sequence CCATGGCCGTGAAATTCCGCGGCGTGACCACCCGCGAGGCCCTGCTCATCGACGGCCCCGCCGGCTGGGGCGAATTTTCCCCGTTTACCGAATACGGGCCCGAAGAATCCGCCGCGTGGCTGCGCGCCGGGCTCGAAGCGGCGTTCACTGGGCTGCCCGAGGCTCACGGCGAAGTCGAGGTCAACGGCACTATCCCCGCCGTCGCGGACGTCCAGCCAGTGCTCGCGCGCTACCCCGGCGTTTCCACCTTCAAAATCAAGGTGGCGGAGAAGGGGCAGTCGCTTGACGACGACCTCCGGCGCGTCGCCGCCGTCCGCCAGCTGCGCCCCGACGCGAAGCTGCGCGTGGACGCCAACCGCGGCTGGAGCGTCGACCAGGCCATCGAGGCCGCCGAGAAGCTCGGGGAGCTGGAGTACATCGAGCAGCCCTGCGCCACCGTGGAGGAACTCGCGGAGGTCCGACGGCGCACCAGCACGGCGATCGCGGCGGACGAGTCCATCCGCCGCGCCGCCGACCCGTACCGTGTGGCCGAACTCGGGGCGGCTGATGTGGCGGTGTGCAAGGTGGCGCCGTTAGGTGGCGTCGATAAGCTTCTGCGTATTGCCCGCGACTTGGACCTCGATGTGACCGTGGCCAGCGCGTTGGATACCGCCGTCGGGATGGACGCGGGTCTGGTGGCGGCGAAGCTGACCGGCTCGCGCGCGGCGGGGCTGGCCACGCAGCGGCTGTTCGTAGAAGATGTCGCCGCGCCGCGCGAGCTCGCGAACGGCCGGCTGGAGATCACCCGCACCACCCCCGATCCGGACAGGCTTCACGGGCTGCGCGCGCCGGCGAAGCGCCGCGACTGGTGGTTCGACCGCGTCCGCGCCTGCGTAGAGGTGCTATCAGTAGATCCCCAATTCCGGGTGTAA
- a CDS encoding glycosyltransferase family 4 protein, translating to MRVGIVAESFLPNVNGVTNSVLRVLEHLKREGHEAMVVAPGARDFQDEIPDYLGFEIVRVPTVMVPLVDSLPIGVPTSTVAAALSGFKPDIIHLASPFVLGGAGVFAARQLGVPAVALYQTDVAGFATKYHLPMVANLAWDWTRTIHNMSEMTLAPSSSYIRMLESHGINNVRHWGRGVDTELFNPAKRSDVLRRMWDPTGEKKIVGFVGRLAAEKSVHRLAPLVDDPAVQLVIVGDGPERDCLAETLPSAVFTGALSGEELARAYASLDLFVHTGEFETFCQAIQEAQASGVPTIGPRAGGPIDLIKHGDNGLLLEVDTFEDELPDAARWILDDVRHATLQAAARESVADKTWAALGDQLLGYYTEVLDSYERKVVSLFGRDVALPRWAPARLGQSRRQARRGDTA from the coding sequence ATGCGAGTGGGAATCGTGGCGGAGTCTTTCCTCCCCAACGTCAACGGAGTGACCAATTCGGTGCTGCGCGTGCTCGAGCACCTCAAGCGCGAAGGCCACGAGGCGATGGTCGTCGCACCCGGCGCGCGCGACTTCCAGGACGAGATCCCCGACTACTTGGGCTTCGAGATCGTCCGCGTGCCCACAGTCATGGTCCCCCTGGTGGATTCGCTGCCGATCGGCGTGCCCACCTCCACCGTCGCGGCGGCGCTGTCCGGGTTCAAGCCGGACATCATCCACCTGGCTAGCCCGTTCGTCCTCGGCGGGGCCGGCGTGTTCGCGGCGCGCCAGCTCGGTGTGCCGGCGGTGGCGCTGTACCAGACGGACGTCGCCGGCTTCGCCACCAAGTACCACCTGCCCATGGTGGCGAACTTGGCGTGGGATTGGACGCGCACGATCCACAACATGAGCGAGATGACGCTGGCGCCGTCGTCGAGCTATATCCGCATGCTCGAGTCCCACGGCATCAACAACGTGCGCCACTGGGGCCGCGGCGTGGACACCGAGCTGTTCAATCCGGCAAAGCGCTCCGACGTGCTGCGCCGCATGTGGGATCCCACGGGCGAGAAGAAGATCGTCGGCTTCGTGGGCAGGTTGGCCGCGGAGAAGTCGGTGCACCGCCTTGCCCCGCTTGTCGACGACCCTGCGGTCCAACTCGTCATCGTCGGCGACGGCCCGGAGCGGGATTGCCTTGCCGAGACCCTGCCTTCCGCCGTGTTCACCGGCGCGCTGTCCGGCGAGGAGCTCGCCCGCGCCTACGCGTCGCTGGACCTGTTCGTGCACACCGGCGAGTTTGAGACGTTCTGCCAGGCCATCCAGGAGGCGCAGGCCTCGGGCGTGCCGACGATCGGCCCGCGCGCCGGCGGCCCCATCGACCTGATTAAGCACGGAGACAACGGCCTGCTGCTTGAGGTGGACACCTTCGAAGACGAGCTGCCGGACGCCGCGCGCTGGATCCTCGACGACGTCCGCCACGCCACCCTGCAGGCCGCCGCCCGCGAGTCCGTGGCCGACAAGACCTGGGCCGCACTCGGCGACCAGCTGCTGGGTTACTACACCGAGGTGCTGGACTCCTACGAGCGCAAGGTGGTCAGCCTGTTCGGCCGCGACGTGGCCCTGCCGCGCTGGGCACCGGCACGCCTAGGCCAATCCCGCAGGCAAGCGCGGCGCGGCGACACCGCGTAG
- a CDS encoding SLC13 family permease encodes MSTPVLHESAALSDGDLAKSPEPGEWRRQLIGLITGVVLAVLVYIFFPSGAADTVAQSSGAKEGVEYSADTMRIVAATTVLMGAWWMTEAIPLAATALLPIAVFPLAGVAPFKDVSSPYASATIFLFMGGFLMALGLQRWNLHRRLALMVVKVVGTSPKRIILGFMIATGFMSMWVSNTATAVVMLPIGTSVLMLTADTVGGMANQKKFATALMLAIAYSASIGSLATLIGTPPNALLKGYMEEAHGIVIGFGEWMLVGLPVAVLFTFIAWWVLITVFKPEVDNIPGGRELIDEELKKLGPWTFPQAAVGVIFLVAALAWIFIPLGINQFGWTFPYDDAIVGIIAGLLMFIVPGTANGKRLLDWETANEMPWDVLLLFGGGLSLSGMFTATGLSLWIGEKAKGLASLPMILLILAVAALVLLLTELTSNTATAATFLPIMGGVAVGIGLTDATEMNVMLLAIPVALSATCAFMLPVATPPNAIAYSSGYVTMGEMIKGGIWLNVIAMVLITLATYFIAVPVFGLVL; translated from the coding sequence ATGTCGACTCCCGTACTCCACGAATCCGCCGCACTTTCCGACGGCGACCTGGCCAAATCGCCCGAACCCGGCGAGTGGCGCCGCCAGCTCATCGGCCTGATCACCGGCGTGGTGCTGGCTGTGCTTGTCTACATCTTCTTCCCCTCTGGCGCGGCGGACACCGTCGCCCAGTCCTCTGGCGCGAAGGAAGGCGTGGAGTACTCCGCGGACACCATGCGCATCGTCGCCGCCACCACCGTGCTCATGGGCGCGTGGTGGATGACCGAGGCGATCCCGCTGGCCGCCACCGCGCTGCTGCCCATCGCCGTGTTCCCGCTGGCAGGAGTCGCGCCGTTTAAAGACGTCTCCTCGCCGTACGCCTCCGCGACGATCTTCCTGTTCATGGGCGGATTCCTCATGGCGTTGGGCCTGCAGCGCTGGAACCTGCACCGCCGCCTGGCGCTGATGGTGGTCAAGGTGGTGGGCACCAGCCCGAAGCGCATCATCTTGGGCTTCATGATCGCCACCGGGTTTATGTCCATGTGGGTGTCCAACACCGCCACCGCCGTGGTGATGCTGCCGATTGGCACCTCCGTGCTCATGCTCACCGCGGACACCGTCGGCGGGATGGCCAACCAGAAGAAGTTCGCCACCGCGCTGATGCTGGCGATCGCGTACTCGGCGTCGATTGGCTCGCTGGCAACGCTCATCGGCACCCCGCCGAACGCGCTTTTGAAGGGCTACATGGAAGAAGCCCACGGCATTGTCATCGGCTTTGGTGAGTGGATGCTGGTGGGCCTGCCGGTGGCTGTGCTGTTCACGTTCATCGCGTGGTGGGTGCTCATCACCGTGTTCAAGCCGGAGGTGGACAACATCCCGGGCGGACGCGAGCTCATCGACGAAGAACTGAAAAAGCTCGGTCCCTGGACCTTCCCCCAGGCCGCCGTCGGCGTGATCTTCCTGGTGGCCGCCCTGGCGTGGATCTTCATCCCGCTGGGCATCAACCAGTTCGGCTGGACCTTCCCGTACGACGACGCCATCGTGGGCATCATCGCCGGCCTACTCATGTTCATCGTGCCGGGCACCGCAAACGGCAAGCGCCTGCTGGACTGGGAGACTGCCAACGAGATGCCGTGGGACGTGCTGCTGCTGTTCGGCGGCGGGCTTTCCCTGTCCGGCATGTTCACCGCGACCGGCCTGTCCCTGTGGATCGGTGAGAAGGCGAAGGGCCTGGCGTCGCTGCCGATGATCCTGCTCATCCTGGCCGTCGCCGCACTTGTGCTGCTGCTGACGGAGCTGACGTCCAACACCGCCACCGCCGCGACCTTCCTGCCCATCATGGGCGGTGTGGCAGTGGGCATCGGGCTTACCGACGCCACCGAGATGAACGTTATGCTCCTCGCCATCCCGGTGGCACTTTCCGCCACCTGTGCGTTCATGCTGCCGGTGGCCACCCCGCCGAACGCGATCGCGTACTCGTCGGGCTACGTCACCATGGGCGAGATGATCAAGGGTGGCATCTGGCTCAACGTGATCGCCATGGTGCTGATCACGCTGGCCACCTACTTCATCGCGGTGCCTGTGTTCGGGCTGGTGCTGTAA
- a CDS encoding DUF3592 domain-containing protein — protein sequence MRWRRRAHQVVLALYAFATLGSVAMVAGPALNDARIQANPGRGTAIVTEAGRMRTFVEYQTEDGQLVSPPRGLLYPTGLGEGQQVWVTYDKTDPDLVKVEGRGWALALLPALSTWAVATLVAAGAWFAVGCWGPEERR from the coding sequence ATGAGGTGGCGCCGCCGCGCGCACCAGGTGGTGCTCGCGCTCTACGCCTTTGCCACCCTCGGCAGCGTGGCCATGGTCGCAGGTCCCGCGCTCAACGACGCCCGCATCCAGGCCAACCCCGGCCGCGGCACCGCGATAGTCACCGAAGCCGGGCGCATGCGCACCTTTGTGGAGTACCAGACCGAAGACGGCCAGCTGGTCTCCCCGCCGCGCGGGCTGCTGTACCCGACCGGGCTAGGGGAGGGGCAGCAGGTGTGGGTGACCTACGACAAAACCGACCCTGACCTGGTCAAGGTGGAAGGCCGCGGCTGGGCGCTGGCGCTTCTGCCCGCCCTGTCGACGTGGGCGGTGGCCACGCTCGTCGCGGCCGGGGCGTGGTTTGCTGTTGGGTGTTGGGGGCCGGAGGAACGTCGATAA
- a CDS encoding metal ABC transporter substrate-binding protein, which produces MLKSKVLALAATAALTAGLAGCSQDSADAAGGKDTPVVLTTFTVIQDIASNVAGDHLRVESITKPGAEIHGYEPTPGDISRASDADLILDNGMNLENWFSQFVADLDVPHAVVSEGVDPIDIAEDAYAGKPNPHAWMSPVNVQKYVDNIVDAFSELDPEHADDFKANGETYKQELQAVQDELETKLAAVPDKQRALVTCEGAFSYLARDAKLTERYIWPVNAEQEATPQQIAGAIEFVKENNVPSVFCESTVSNAPMMQVVKATGAEYGGTLYVDSLSEENGPVPTYLDLIRHDTKVIIDGLNGGKQ; this is translated from the coding sequence ATGCTGAAATCCAAGGTGCTCGCGCTCGCCGCCACGGCTGCGCTAACTGCCGGCCTCGCAGGCTGTTCGCAGGACAGCGCCGACGCCGCAGGCGGCAAAGACACCCCCGTGGTACTCACCACGTTCACGGTGATCCAGGACATCGCTTCGAACGTCGCCGGCGACCACCTGCGGGTGGAGTCCATCACCAAACCCGGCGCGGAAATCCACGGCTACGAGCCCACCCCGGGCGACATCTCGCGCGCCTCCGACGCCGACCTGATCCTGGACAACGGCATGAACCTGGAAAACTGGTTCTCCCAGTTCGTCGCCGACCTGGACGTGCCCCACGCCGTGGTCAGCGAAGGTGTCGACCCGATCGACATCGCGGAGGACGCCTACGCCGGCAAGCCCAACCCGCACGCCTGGATGAGTCCGGTGAACGTGCAGAAGTACGTGGACAACATCGTCGACGCGTTCAGCGAACTCGACCCGGAGCACGCCGATGATTTCAAGGCCAACGGCGAAACATACAAGCAGGAACTGCAGGCTGTGCAAGACGAGCTGGAAACCAAGCTCGCCGCTGTCCCCGACAAGCAGCGCGCCTTGGTCACCTGCGAAGGTGCGTTCTCCTATCTGGCTCGCGACGCGAAGTTGACCGAGCGCTACATCTGGCCGGTCAACGCTGAGCAGGAAGCCACCCCGCAGCAGATCGCCGGCGCGATCGAGTTTGTGAAGGAAAACAACGTCCCGTCTGTGTTCTGTGAATCCACGGTCTCTAACGCGCCGATGATGCAGGTCGTGAAGGCCACCGGCGCGGAGTACGGCGGCACCCTCTACGTCGATTCGCTTTCTGAGGAAAACGGTCCGGTGCCGACCTACCTGGATCTGATTCGCCACGACACGAAGGTGATCATCGACGGTTTGAACGGGGGCAAGCAGTGA
- a CDS encoding metal-dependent transcriptional regulator: MSVGDLSTSTQNYLKGIWALSEWSDTPVTPSSVAKHLGLRKSTVSDGVRKLGEQGLVEHKPYGAVELTDTGRTYAVAMIRRHRLIETFLVEALGYTWDQVHDEAENLEHSVSDFMVDRIDAFLDYPSRDPHGDPIPSASGRVDAPEAVPLTGVQPGQKATIERIADDDPKLLQFFDSHGLVVGATLEVGEGAPYSGAVAVRLAGAAEAVPLGEEATDSVFVRVDA; encoded by the coding sequence ATGTCCGTCGGCGACCTGTCCACCAGCACCCAGAACTACCTCAAAGGCATCTGGGCGCTTTCGGAGTGGTCAGATACGCCGGTGACGCCGTCGTCAGTGGCCAAGCACCTTGGACTGCGCAAATCCACCGTCTCCGACGGGGTGCGCAAACTCGGCGAGCAGGGCCTGGTGGAACATAAGCCCTACGGCGCCGTCGAGCTGACCGACACAGGCCGCACGTACGCGGTGGCGATGATCCGCCGCCACCGCCTGATTGAAACGTTTTTGGTGGAGGCGTTGGGCTACACCTGGGACCAGGTGCACGACGAGGCCGAAAACCTCGAACACTCGGTGAGCGACTTTATGGTCGACCGCATCGACGCGTTTTTGGACTACCCCAGCCGCGACCCCCACGGTGACCCCATCCCCTCAGCCAGCGGGCGTGTTGATGCCCCCGAGGCCGTCCCACTGACCGGCGTGCAGCCGGGGCAGAAGGCCACGATTGAACGCATTGCCGACGACGACCCGAAACTGCTGCAATTCTTCGACAGTCACGGGCTCGTCGTCGGCGCAACCCTCGAGGTGGGAGAGGGTGCCCCTTACTCCGGCGCGGTCGCGGTCCGGCTTGCCGGCGCGGCGGAGGCGGTGCCGCTCGGCGAGGAAGCCACGGATTCCGTCTTCGTGCGCGTGGATGCGTAA
- the menD gene encoding 2-succinyl-5-enolpyruvyl-6-hydroxy-3-cyclohexene-1-carboxylic-acid synthase, whose product MAAMEIAAAVAELVAKHCTDVVMSPGSRNSPLAYALLARRDVRVHMRIDERSAAFTALGLARVQRRHVGVVMTSGTAVANAYPAVIEAHMSHTPLAVISADRPERLVGTGASQTIWQQGIFGRYAETQQVQSLDDVHAASFTATQVHINVALDTPLVPEQLPEPVGQPRRVGPGALEGSRGWEDHGVVDVDLTRNTLVIAGDEAWEVPGLEHVPTIAEPTAPTPFHQVHPLAARFFAQSEVAISHDGGDFAADTKPEQVIVVGHPTLHRDVMALLADPDIEVVGISRTETFTGQPDKRGSRVNATGQPTDTWLKICEAAGDVGAETVRQALTEDEFGFTGLHVAAAVCDTLGVGDTLVLGSSNPVRDASFVGMPFDGVDTYSARGAAGIDGTVSQAVGVALATQALRPDEIRAPRTVALMGDLTFLHDANGLLIGPDEPRPGNLTIVVANDDGGGIFEALEPGADNLRGAFERVFGTPHGVDVEKLAEAYGADYRRADTLAELNEVLLELEAQPSPITVVEAATTRTTRRALAARLNR is encoded by the coding sequence ATGGCAGCTATGGAGATTGCGGCGGCGGTGGCGGAGCTCGTCGCCAAGCATTGCACCGATGTGGTGATGAGCCCGGGCTCGCGCAACTCGCCGCTGGCCTATGCGCTGCTCGCGCGCCGCGACGTGCGGGTGCACATGCGTATCGACGAGCGCTCCGCCGCCTTCACCGCCCTCGGTCTCGCGCGCGTGCAGCGCCGCCACGTCGGCGTGGTGATGACCTCCGGCACCGCCGTGGCGAATGCGTACCCGGCGGTGATCGAGGCGCACATGTCCCACACCCCGCTCGCGGTGATCAGCGCGGACCGCCCGGAGCGCCTCGTCGGCACCGGGGCGAGCCAAACCATCTGGCAGCAGGGCATCTTCGGCCGCTACGCCGAAACGCAGCAGGTGCAATCGCTTGACGACGTCCACGCGGCCTCCTTTACCGCCACCCAGGTCCACATCAACGTGGCCCTGGACACCCCGCTCGTGCCGGAGCAGCTGCCGGAACCGGTGGGGCAGCCGCGCCGGGTCGGGCCGGGTGCCCTCGAGGGCTCGCGCGGCTGGGAGGATCACGGCGTCGTGGACGTGGACCTGACCCGCAACACCCTGGTCATTGCCGGCGACGAGGCCTGGGAGGTGCCGGGGCTCGAGCACGTGCCCACCATCGCTGAGCCGACCGCGCCCACGCCGTTCCACCAGGTGCACCCGCTGGCCGCGCGATTTTTCGCGCAATCTGAGGTGGCCATCTCCCACGACGGGGGCGACTTCGCTGCCGACACCAAGCCGGAGCAGGTCATCGTGGTCGGCCACCCGACGCTGCACCGCGACGTGATGGCGCTGTTGGCGGACCCGGACATCGAGGTCGTCGGCATCTCGCGCACCGAGACGTTCACCGGGCAGCCGGATAAGCGCGGCTCGCGGGTCAACGCCACCGGCCAGCCCACGGACACGTGGCTGAAGATCTGCGAGGCCGCCGGCGACGTCGGCGCCGAAACCGTGCGCCAAGCGCTCACGGAAGACGAGTTCGGGTTCACCGGTCTGCACGTCGCCGCCGCGGTGTGCGACACCCTCGGTGTCGGCGACACGCTGGTGCTCGGCTCGTCCAACCCGGTGCGCGACGCGTCGTTCGTGGGCATGCCCTTCGACGGCGTGGACACCTATTCCGCCCGGGGTGCTGCGGGCATCGACGGCACCGTCTCCCAGGCCGTCGGCGTGGCCCTTGCCACCCAGGCGCTGCGCCCGGACGAGATCCGCGCCCCGCGCACCGTCGCGCTCATGGGGGATTTGACCTTCCTCCACGACGCCAACGGTCTACTCATCGGGCCCGACGAGCCGCGCCCGGGCAACCTCACCATCGTGGTGGCCAACGACGACGGCGGAGGCATCTTCGAGGCCCTCGAACCGGGCGCGGACAATCTCCGCGGCGCGTTCGAGCGGGTCTTCGGCACGCCGCACGGCGTGGACGTCGAGAAGCTTGCGGAAGCGTACGGGGCCGACTACCGGCGCGCCGACACCCTCGCCGAGCTCAACGAGGTGCTGCTGGAGCTCGAAGCGCAGCCGAGCCCGATCACCGTCGTGGAGGCCGCCACCACACGCACCACCCGCCGAGCGTTGGCGGCGCGCCTGAACCGATGA
- a CDS encoding metal ABC transporter ATP-binding protein gives MIPAIAVDDVAVRYGDVVALDGATLSVQPGRICGLIGMNGAGKSTLLKAIMGLVKPDRGTVRINGIDPMRARKTQVLGYVPQSEDVDWQFPVTVRDVVMMGRYGHMGFTRHARAEDIAAVDRALERTHLESFADRQIGQLSGGQKKRAFIARGIAQGASIMLLDEPFAGVDKHSEATITELLRDLAAEGTTIFVVTHDLVALPQLAPETVLLNRRVLMHAPTEVVLEPDNLVQGFGMGVSA, from the coding sequence GTGATCCCCGCAATCGCGGTTGACGATGTTGCGGTGCGCTACGGCGACGTCGTCGCGCTCGACGGCGCAACTTTGAGCGTCCAACCAGGCCGTATCTGTGGGCTGATCGGGATGAACGGCGCGGGCAAATCCACGCTACTCAAGGCGATCATGGGGTTGGTCAAGCCGGATCGCGGCACGGTTCGTATCAACGGCATCGACCCCATGCGCGCCCGCAAGACGCAGGTGCTGGGCTACGTCCCGCAGAGCGAGGACGTGGACTGGCAGTTCCCGGTCACAGTGCGTGATGTGGTCATGATGGGCCGCTACGGCCACATGGGCTTTACCCGCCACGCGCGTGCGGAGGACATTGCGGCTGTGGATCGCGCGCTTGAGCGCACCCACCTTGAGTCGTTCGCAGACCGCCAGATCGGTCAGCTTTCGGGTGGCCAGAAGAAGCGTGCCTTCATCGCCCGCGGTATCGCTCAGGGTGCGAGCATCATGCTTCTCGACGAACCCTTCGCCGGCGTGGACAAACATTCCGAGGCCACCATCACTGAGCTGCTGCGTGACCTCGCGGCAGAAGGCACCACTATTTTTGTGGTGACGCACGACCTGGTTGCCTTGCCCCAGCTCGCGCCGGAGACAGTGCTGTTGAACCGCCGGGTGTTGATGCACGCCCCGACTGAAGTGGTGTTAGAGCCGGACAATTTGGTACAGGGCTTCGGTATGGGGGTGTCAGCATGA